In Leptospira bouyouniensis, the following proteins share a genomic window:
- a CDS encoding PDZ domain-containing protein, with protein sequence MKNFKLFVFSFLFVFSGSILFAEEFEDKRVIESRVTFQKTSHQNPWLVGEPFTRNLNIIHLGKGLFFGVTLSKQNPVYAEFESFDYSVPKLSIKAYDEETGFLLLESAGMQKLPKPVGLDLKNSNKQCPTGKTKYVYLPFSKTPIKAFVLDQKKQEGADFYFKNQLLCGIIISDFLIPTEYVELFFRSGGKSFPHPGFLFDVNLTPSEKEYYSKTFPNPLLVTEVVPGVGPAYNLFPGDLITSINSMPLAKVDEWDRADKIFDLVLRKSDGRLRELGETVKLSLYRNFQNINVSYDLRAYDSNEFLIPEEAKNRRPLYLIVGGFFFTELSNAYLKEFGTEYRVKSEKKLVYLSDYYQKKVHPVREKIVILSRVFPLEGNLGYQDFQDLVLEKVNGTRISSLSQLKNLLQSEQTTYYAFELSGGKIAFFTKKEILDLQQELQSTYKLGRSYNLED encoded by the coding sequence ATGAAGAACTTTAAGTTATTTGTTTTTTCATTTTTATTCGTTTTTTCTGGATCAATTTTATTTGCGGAAGAATTCGAAGACAAACGAGTCATTGAATCACGTGTTACATTCCAAAAAACAAGCCATCAGAATCCTTGGCTTGTCGGTGAACCATTCACACGTAATTTAAACATCATCCATTTGGGAAAGGGACTTTTTTTTGGAGTCACTCTTTCCAAACAAAATCCAGTGTATGCTGAATTTGAATCTTTTGATTATTCTGTACCAAAACTTAGTATCAAAGCTTATGATGAAGAAACTGGTTTTTTGTTATTAGAATCAGCAGGAATGCAAAAACTACCAAAACCTGTTGGTTTGGATTTAAAAAACTCGAACAAACAATGTCCGACTGGTAAAACAAAATATGTATACTTACCATTTTCAAAAACACCAATCAAAGCATTTGTCTTAGATCAAAAAAAGCAAGAAGGTGCTGATTTTTACTTCAAAAATCAGTTGTTATGTGGAATTATAATCTCGGATTTTTTAATTCCTACAGAATATGTAGAATTATTTTTTCGATCTGGAGGTAAATCATTTCCTCATCCAGGATTTTTATTCGATGTAAACTTAACACCATCGGAAAAAGAATATTATTCAAAAACATTTCCGAATCCACTTCTTGTGACAGAAGTAGTACCTGGAGTTGGACCTGCTTATAATTTATTTCCAGGTGATTTAATTACTTCGATCAATTCAATGCCACTTGCAAAGGTGGATGAATGGGACCGCGCTGATAAAATATTTGATTTAGTTTTACGAAAGTCAGATGGTCGGTTAAGAGAGTTAGGTGAGACAGTCAAACTTAGTCTTTATCGTAATTTTCAAAATATCAATGTTTCTTATGATTTACGTGCCTATGATTCAAATGAATTTTTGATTCCAGAAGAAGCAAAAAATCGTAGACCTTTGTATCTGATTGTCGGTGGATTTTTTTTTACGGAACTTTCCAATGCTTATCTTAAAGAATTTGGTACAGAATACCGGGTGAAATCTGAAAAAAAACTAGTTTATCTTTCTGATTACTACCAAAAAAAGGTCCATCCAGTCCGTGAAAAAATAGTAATTCTAAGTCGTGTTTTTCCCCTAGAAGGTAACCTAGGATACCAAGATTTCCAAGATTTGGTTTTGGAAAAGGTAAATGGAACTCGTATTAGTTCTTTAAGCCAATTGAAAAATCTCTTACAATCAGAACAGACCACCTATTACGCGTTTGAATTGTCTGGAGGGAAAATTGCTTTTTTCACAAAAAAAGAGATTTTGGATCTCCAACAAGAGCTACAATCAACCTATAAATTGGGCCGTTCATACAACTTGGAAGACTAA
- a CDS encoding ATP-binding protein produces MKILFVDDEETIRELFWEYFKDEFNVTLASDGMEALEISNQNTFDLIISDISLPKLNGIQFIQKLRADGNQTPFLVITGDSDIQIAIDVFRMGAVDFFLKPFRMDALRSRIKKFENADIDLTLLFNSGEITQFSGDCKIKLKPQIKKLNSYIAFLTKQILNSPHASSEDLISIKIVLYELLANAIEHGVAGVSYAEKQECLESNLDYFKFVDERCADTNSSVFVELLMDDVGVTVVIRDEGNGFAVSSIPNPIENPSANLVSGRGIFLAKMNIDSIVYNEKGNEVRFFKTWNRFGNVR; encoded by the coding sequence ATGAAAATCCTTTTTGTTGACGACGAAGAAACAATCCGCGAATTGTTTTGGGAATACTTCAAAGACGAATTTAATGTCACACTTGCCTCAGATGGAATGGAGGCACTTGAGATTTCCAACCAAAATACTTTTGATCTAATCATTTCTGACATCAGCTTACCAAAATTAAATGGAATTCAATTCATACAAAAATTAAGAGCAGATGGAAACCAAACTCCATTCCTCGTGATTACAGGTGATAGCGATATTCAAATCGCAATTGATGTTTTCCGGATGGGAGCAGTTGACTTTTTTTTGAAACCCTTCCGAATGGATGCACTTCGTTCACGAATCAAAAAGTTTGAAAATGCGGACATCGATCTCACATTACTGTTTAATAGTGGAGAAATCACACAATTTAGTGGTGATTGTAAGATTAAATTAAAACCACAGATCAAAAAATTAAATTCCTATATCGCATTTTTAACCAAACAAATTTTGAATTCTCCACACGCTTCATCAGAAGATTTGATTTCTATCAAAATTGTATTGTATGAACTTTTAGCAAATGCCATTGAACATGGTGTAGCTGGTGTGAGTTATGCAGAAAAACAAGAATGTTTAGAATCCAATTTGGATTATTTTAAATTTGTAGATGAAAGGTGTGCTGATACTAATTCATCAGTTTTTGTAGAGTTACTCATGGATGATGTGGGTGTGACCGTTGTGATTCGTGACGAAGGGAATGGTTTTGCTGTCAGTAGTATTCCAAACCCGATTGAAAATCCAAGTGCCAATTTAGTAAGTGGTCGTGGGATTTTTTTAGCAAAGATGAATATTGATTCGATAGTTTATAATGAAAAAGGGAATGAAGTTCGATTTTTCAAAACCTGGAATCGATTTGGAAACGTGAGGTAA
- a CDS encoding oligosaccharide flippase family protein, whose translation MQKIKKIFQMLKVELMKEGVLKNSFYVSSSKAISAVTNLVFMIYSVNLLSKAENGKLQYFLGFLPVVLAIAEFGLPNALIKYISPLADKKENPGAILNASLRIKFYSFVFLSIVTLIAYLVSDENYFVLLLLLFGGIIISFISYFESLFVSYRKYKSLSLWNPLPNVIRLILLIYFSETNKHPLTYMDILAIFCIAPIFVLFLFFLFFGKEEISFSADTTDIHLNEKKLLLFNLWAFAASIFAILSDRMEIFFLNQFHPPEIVADYGTALQLFSGFIIILATFNSIIYPKLARLAETEEFPTVLKKSVFLGGMIAICLAPGILLAEPILTLLFGTKYTNSISVFKILYPNFLLQLVFAPLGTALFALGLPRLLAGLALLRLVFGALFDYWIIPDFGANGAAVSLFLGQIVSWLLLTGYFMAYFRK comes from the coding sequence ATGCAAAAAATCAAAAAAATCTTCCAAATGTTAAAAGTGGAACTCATGAAAGAAGGAGTTTTAAAAAACTCATTCTATGTGAGTAGTTCCAAAGCGATTTCCGCTGTTACCAATTTAGTATTTATGATTTATTCCGTAAATTTGCTAAGCAAAGCAGAAAACGGAAAACTCCAATACTTTTTAGGCTTTCTCCCGGTTGTCCTAGCGATTGCTGAATTTGGCTTACCAAATGCACTCATCAAGTACATCTCTCCATTGGCAGATAAAAAAGAGAATCCAGGTGCCATCTTAAATGCATCTCTTCGGATTAAGTTTTATTCTTTTGTATTTTTATCAATTGTAACGTTAATCGCATACTTAGTGAGTGATGAAAATTATTTTGTCTTATTACTTTTGTTATTCGGCGGAATCATCATATCCTTTATCTCTTATTTTGAAAGTTTGTTTGTTTCCTATCGAAAGTATAAATCTTTATCACTTTGGAATCCACTCCCCAATGTGATTCGCCTTATCCTACTTATTTACTTTTCTGAAACAAACAAACATCCATTGACTTATATGGATATCCTAGCAATATTTTGTATTGCTCCTATTTTTGTATTATTTTTGTTTTTTCTTTTTTTTGGAAAAGAAGAGATTTCATTTTCAGCTGATACAACTGACATCCATTTGAATGAAAAAAAACTACTTCTATTCAATCTGTGGGCATTTGCTGCTTCCATTTTTGCAATTTTATCAGATCGAATGGAGATTTTCTTTTTAAATCAATTCCATCCACCAGAAATTGTTGCAGATTATGGAACCGCCTTGCAATTGTTTAGTGGATTTATTATTATTTTAGCGACTTTTAATTCAATTATATATCCCAAATTAGCAAGACTTGCAGAAACAGAAGAATTTCCTACCGTACTTAAAAAATCTGTCTTTTTAGGTGGTATGATTGCTATATGTTTAGCACCTGGGATTTTACTTGCAGAACCTATTTTAACTTTATTATTCGGAACTAAATACACAAACTCTATCTCCGTATTTAAGATTTTATATCCAAATTTTTTATTACAGTTAGTGTTTGCACCTCTTGGAACCGCTTTGTTTGCGTTAGGTTTACCGAGGTTACTTGCAGGTCTCGCTTTGCTTAGATTGGTATTTGGAGCCCTATTTGATTATTGGATCATTCCAGACTTTGGTGCTAATGGAGCTGCAGTTTCGTTATTTTTAGGACAAATTGTTTCCTGGTTACTTTTAACCGGATATTTTATGGCTTACTTTCGGAAATAA
- a CDS encoding phosphatase PAP2 family protein: MKELILAETSLWFSQIPLESLHTLDPSLGGVFYLISTICHYLGGSSFFLGLISFLYIYYRPKLAFQIALGLLTSGILGYLSKFYFESPRPFPYPEVFDEKAFGLPSGHVYTTTVVWGMLAYYIPILWLRIVSIFIILIMPFSRMYLKVHYLGDVSLGFGLGILHLIILLTLLNQFYVPKEKVFIETKQYRTLCLLGIVITLLPITLDSPFLSEEHHYTLVGMIMSSGALGGFWLGILFYPRLSKKEFLNWSMPNLSFQFGSNSFGTFWKTFLVRLLVLGTIIVLLYVVPGILIKKSIWKDDLFLRYIRYLVVGFALVCIVPLTLQKIQKGKFLQN, translated from the coding sequence ATGAAAGAACTCATTTTAGCAGAGACTTCCCTTTGGTTCTCCCAAATCCCTCTCGAATCCTTACACACCCTAGACCCTTCCCTTGGGGGAGTCTTTTATTTGATTTCTACTATCTGCCACTATTTGGGTGGGAGTAGTTTTTTCCTCGGTCTTATCTCCTTTCTTTATATTTATTACCGACCAAAACTTGCATTCCAAATTGCACTAGGCCTGCTCACTTCAGGAATTTTAGGTTATCTTTCCAAATTTTATTTTGAAAGTCCAAGACCCTTTCCCTACCCAGAAGTCTTTGATGAAAAAGCATTTGGTTTGCCTTCTGGTCATGTGTATACTACAACAGTTGTTTGGGGAATGTTAGCGTATTATATTCCTATTTTATGGTTACGAATCGTATCCATTTTCATCATTCTTATTATGCCTTTTTCAAGAATGTACCTTAAAGTTCATTACTTGGGTGATGTTAGCTTAGGATTTGGTTTGGGAATTTTACATTTAATCATTCTATTAACTTTATTGAATCAATTTTACGTTCCTAAAGAAAAAGTTTTTATTGAAACAAAACAATACCGAACTTTGTGTTTATTAGGTATTGTCATCACACTTTTACCAATCACACTTGATTCACCGTTTCTTTCGGAAGAACATCATTATACTTTGGTAGGGATGATCATGTCGAGCGGGGCACTTGGCGGATTTTGGCTTGGGATATTATTTTACCCAAGACTCAGCAAAAAAGAATTTTTGAATTGGAGTATGCCAAACCTTAGTTTTCAGTTTGGCTCCAATTCTTTTGGAACTTTTTGGAAAACCTTTTTGGTAAGACTATTGGTCCTAGGAACTATCATTGTTTTACTTTATGTTGTTCCTGGCATTTTGATTAAAAAATCCATTTGGAAAGATGATTTGTTTTTAAGATACATCCGTTATTTAGTGGTGGGATTTGCCTTAGTTTGTATCGTACCTCTAACCTTACAAAAGATACAAAAAGGAAAGTTTTTGCAAAACTAA
- a CDS encoding lysophospholipid acyltransferase family protein produces the protein MEPNQNPADILESLFVIPREVPKTILRNLLEMIYDVKVAGSENIPESGGALIISNHTDYLDIPVQGAFADRKIVYLGKYELFHPQEEIMAILNHKNSPFHYPPLSLTKPVIEILLNSLGSVVKKNLINWGSMPIIRNAAKESEMDKRAAMEYYEKLETYMVDLMKDGELLSIYPEGSRSETGELQPFRAMAAKLAIRAGVPIIPSGIVGATNMSKPKAFLTGDAFKTKIRYQIGKPILPSEFPTGPEKKAAKELTEMLENRVRELMKEAESIL, from the coding sequence ATGGAACCTAACCAAAATCCAGCTGATATTCTTGAAAGTTTGTTCGTAATCCCTCGTGAAGTGCCAAAAACCATCCTCCGTAACCTTTTGGAGATGATTTATGATGTCAAAGTGGCTGGATCTGAGAATATCCCAGAATCCGGTGGGGCACTGATCATTTCTAATCATACAGATTATTTAGACATACCTGTTCAGGGAGCTTTTGCGGATCGAAAAATTGTATATTTAGGCAAATATGAACTCTTTCACCCTCAAGAAGAGATTATGGCCATTTTAAACCATAAAAACTCTCCATTCCATTATCCACCTTTAAGTCTCACAAAACCAGTCATCGAAATCCTGTTAAACTCTCTTGGCAGTGTGGTGAAAAAAAACCTCATCAATTGGGGGAGTATGCCCATCATCCGCAATGCAGCCAAAGAATCAGAGATGGACAAACGGGCAGCGATGGAATATTACGAAAAATTGGAAACCTATATGGTCGACCTGATGAAGGATGGAGAGCTACTTTCCATTTATCCAGAAGGGTCTCGTTCCGAAACGGGGGAATTACAACCCTTCCGCGCCATGGCAGCTAAACTTGCGATCCGAGCGGGTGTTCCCATCATTCCTTCAGGGATTGTTGGTGCGACCAATATGTCCAAACCCAAAGCGTTTCTCACGGGTGATGCTTTCAAAACCAAAATCCGATACCAAATTGGGAAACCAATCCTACCTTCGGAGTTTCCAACGGGGCCTGAGAAAAAAGCAGCAAAAGAACTGACAGAAATGTTAGAAAATCGAGTCCGAGAGCTGATGAAAGAGGCAGAATCCATCCTTTAG